DNA from Asanoa sp. WMMD1127:
ACCGCTCGCAGGCGAGGCTCGTCACCTACGACCGTTCAGCGAGTCGAGGAAACGCCGTTCGAACGCGGTGGCGTCGGCCCCCAGCGCCGCCCGGATCCGTGCGCCACCTGGGGTGACGACGGTGCGCCCACACTGCACGCCGTCCTGCACGACCGCGACGTCGGCGCGCTCGAACCTCGCTACGGCCCCGTCGTCGTGCACGGCGGACACCGCGGCCAGCGCGTCCCACCAGTACATGATGCCCAGGTCGATCAGGGCCGCCAGGTCAGGATGGGTCAGGATCCGGTAGGTGAGCGCAGCGCCCGGTCTCACCTGGTCGGCAGCCAGCCGTGCGACGAAGGAGTCGGTGATCGGCGCCGCCGCGGTCGCGTCCAGCGGGACCAGGTGGACGCTTCCCGGCCGAGCCCGACGGAAGACCTCGCTCGCCGCTGCCGGATCGAGCCACATGTTGAACTCCTGGGAGTTGTCGAACCCAGGCAGTGCCGAGCCGTAGAGGTTGCCCGGCACGTGGAGAGCCCCGCCCATGATCTGGATCCGCTCGATCCGGGCGGCCACACCGGGTACCCGCAGCGCCGCCGCGAGGTTCGTCAGCGGGCCCGTGGCCACCACCGTGACCGGCCGCCGGGCCGCGGTGACCGTTCGCACGAGGAGGTCGCGGGCACTCAGCGGCGCCTGGTGCGGCGGGCGGTCCCCGTCGCCGAGCGCGTCACGCAGGACGGTCTCGATGGTGGCGACCAGCTCGGCGGGCGCGGGGTTGCGGCCCTCGCCGGTCGCGCCCTCGGCCACCGGAACCGACGGCAGCCCACACTCCTCCAGGATGGTCACGGCATGCCGCGACGTCCGTCCCGGCTGGCCGAAGCCGTTGTTGGCGACCGTGACGGCCCGCAGGTCGATGCGGCCGAGCTTGTGCTCCTCGCACAGGTAGGCCAGCGTCGACGCGTCGTCGAAGTCCAGATCGCTGTCGTAGATCACCGGGGTCGCCCGGCGTTTCTCGACGGCCCACGACGGCGCGGCGCCGCCCACGGCGGAGGTGACGGCGGCGGCCGCGACCGTGGCGATCGCCTCCCGCCGTGACAGACGCATGGGGGGCCGCTCGACCCGACGACGCATTTCTCGACCTCCGCACGACCGGGGGATGCGATGCGACGGGAGCCTATGCCTGGCAGGCTTCATCGCGGCTTCATCGGGGCGCGCGCCGACCACGGTCGGCGGCGTGCCGACTAGAGCCGTTCGGTCAGGTGGATCCGAATGGCCTCGGCCGTCACTTCGCCCTCCTCGGTCGTGCTGGCGTCGATGCCCGCGAGAAGGTCCAGCGCGCGTTGCCAATGTCGGCGGGCCGGCGCCGATCGGCCGATGCCCAAGCTGGCTTTCGCCAAGGCGTCATGGGCGCGCGCCTGGTCGGCGTGGTGGCTCAGCTCGCCGGCGATGCGAAGGGCCGACTGGTGATACTCGACGGATCGCCCGGGCTGGCCCGTTGCCCGGTACAGCAGGCCGAGGCCGTGGGCGGACTCCATCTGCCAGTTGCGGTCGCCCAGGCTTTCGGCGGACGTGGCCGCCCGTCGGTAGTGCGTTTCCGCCGACCGGTGGTCGCCCAGGAGTCGGAACGCGTCACCGAGGCCGGAGACGGCGTTGAGCCCGGGCGAGCTCGCACCGATGCTCTGCCCGAGGCGGTCCGCCCGCGCGAAGGTGCTCAACGCGGTCCGGAACCGTCGTCGCAGCAGGAGCGTTCGGCCGAGACCGGTCAGAGCGTCCAGCTTGTCGAGTGGTCGCTGGGTCAGCTCGGCGAGCGCGAGCGCCGCGTGGTAGTGGCCGGTCGCCGACTCGAGTCGGGACAGCTTCCGCTCGACATGGCCCAATCTCGTCAGGGCGGCCAGCTCGCCGGCGCGATCGCCGATCTCGCGGGCCAACCGCAGGGCCCTGGTCAGGATGTCCACGGCATCCGTCGCACGGTCCTGGCGGCGGAACAAGGCGCCGAGCCCCAGCATCGCGGTCAGTTGGGCCGGCTGATCGCGCAGTTCCCGGGCTACGGCCAGCGCGCGACTGTGCAGCAGCTGCGCGTCCGCGTACCTGTTGCGTGTCTCCAGGTGTCGGGCCAGCAGGTCGGACAGCAGCAGCAGGTGGTCGGGCCGGCAGTTGTCGGCCGCGTAGTGACCGGTCGCCAACAGGTTGGACAGCTCGGCATCCAGCCAACGCCGCGCCACCTCGTTGTTCGGAAACTGGCTGTCGCGACCCTGTCGCCGGGACACGACGCTCGTCGCCGCCGCGGCGGTCAGCCCGTAGTGGTCGAGAAGCCGGTCGATGGACGCCGCTCGATCGGCCTGGGACGCGTGCCCGAGCGCGGCGGCGTGCCGGCGGACGAGCTCCCGGAAGCGGTAGCGACCGGAGTGCGGCTCGTCCATCAGGTGCGCGTCCAGCAGATCTTCGATGACGCGGGTGGTGGCGGTGCTCGACATACCCGTCAGGGCGGCCGCCGCCGCGGCGTCGAAATCCGCTCCGGGGTGCAGACCCAGCAGCCGGTACGCTGTCCGGCTGCGCTCGACGAGGTTCCGGTAGGAGCCGTCCAACGCCGTGGCGATGCCGCTCGTGGGTTCGACCTCGAGTGCGGCGACACGCCGCTCCTCGAGGTCCAGCCGAGCGGAAAGGTCAGCGGGCGTCCAGGCCGGGTGCGTTCGCAGCCGGGCGGCGGCGTCGAGCAGCACGAGCGGAAGCCCGCCGCACATCCGGACCAGGCGGATGAGGTCGCGGCTGGGACTGGCGGCCAGTCGTCGCCGGCCCACCGCCCGGCGCAGCAGGGCCAGCCCGTCGCCGGCCGGCAACACGGGCACGTCGATGCGGTGTGCGGAGCTCAAGGACCCCAGCCGGCGGCGGCTGGTGACGATGACGCGGCTCTCCGGGGTGCCGGGCAACAGGGGCACGACCTGGTCCTCGCCCGCCGCGTCGTCGAGTACCAGCAAGATTCGCCGGCCGGCGACGCAGGTGCGGAACAGGGCGGACTTCTCGGCCAGGTCCGGCGGAATCTCG
Protein-coding regions in this window:
- a CDS encoding nucleoside hydrolase, with the protein product MRLSRREAIATVAAAAVTSAVGGAAPSWAVEKRRATPVIYDSDLDFDDASTLAYLCEEHKLGRIDLRAVTVANNGFGQPGRTSRHAVTILEECGLPSVPVAEGATGEGRNPAPAELVATIETVLRDALGDGDRPPHQAPLSARDLLVRTVTAARRPVTVVATGPLTNLAAALRVPGVAARIERIQIMGGALHVPGNLYGSALPGFDNSQEFNMWLDPAAASEVFRRARPGSVHLVPLDATAAAPITDSFVARLAADQVRPGAALTYRILTHPDLAALIDLGIMYWWDALAAVSAVHDDGAVARFERADVAVVQDGVQCGRTVVTPGGARIRAALGADATAFERRFLDSLNGRR
- a CDS encoding AfsR/SARP family transcriptional regulator is translated as MPLAIDLLGPLRVSLDGRDLDLTAGRLRVLLTLLALSPARPVTLETLATALWADEQPENPRRSIQTYVTRLRNALGGDRIDTEPSGYRLRITPSAVDALRFGQLVDAADSADHAERRRALLTEALGLWRGAPFEDLGSSWLSAVEAPALVERYLAAVVRKADLDLAEGRHEGLVADLRKLTRLHPLHETLWARLLVALARSGRPADALAAYEAVRSHLAEELGTDPGAELKTIYADLLSGAIPGNPPPPKPFHTPHQLPAAAAFFTGRRPEAADLAGIDSDVGPAVTVVNGMAGVGKTALALHVAHQVSSRFPDGQLFVDLHGHSAGQEAVEPARALDGMLRALGVEHGEIPPDLAEKSALFRTCVAGRRILLVLDDAAGEDQVVPLLPGTPESRVIVTSRRRLGSLSSAHRIDVPVLPAGDGLALLRRAVGRRRLAASPSRDLIRLVRMCGGLPLVLLDAAARLRTHPAWTPADLSARLDLEERRVAALEVEPTSGIATALDGSYRNLVERSRTAYRLLGLHPGADFDAAAAAALTGMSSTATTRVIEDLLDAHLMDEPHSGRYRFRELVRRHAAALGHASQADRAASIDRLLDHYGLTAAAATSVVSRRQGRDSQFPNNEVARRWLDAELSNLLATGHYAADNCRPDHLLLLSDLLARHLETRNRYADAQLLHSRALAVARELRDQPAQLTAMLGLGALFRRQDRATDAVDILTRALRLAREIGDRAGELAALTRLGHVERKLSRLESATGHYHAALALAELTQRPLDKLDALTGLGRTLLLRRRFRTALSTFARADRLGQSIGASSPGLNAVSGLGDAFRLLGDHRSAETHYRRAATSAESLGDRNWQMESAHGLGLLYRATGQPGRSVEYHQSALRIAGELSHHADQARAHDALAKASLGIGRSAPARRHWQRALDLLAGIDASTTEEGEVTAEAIRIHLTERL